A genome region from Pyrenophora tritici-repentis strain M4 chromosome 9, whole genome shotgun sequence includes the following:
- a CDS encoding MFS-1 multi-domain protein, with protein sequence MATSEKDALPHAVSSPEHSLTDSNTLDLPKSWMYRRITVAGFKLPWFASPPIQLVIVSFVCFMCPGMFNALNGMGGGGQLDPTANNRANTALYSTFAVVGFFAGTFTNKLGIRTALSFGGVGYSVYVASYLCYNHTQNLGFTTFAGALLGVCAGLLWCAQGAIMMSYPPEASKGRYISWFWMIFNLGAVIGSLIPLGQNIHTKTAGTVNDGTYVGFLVLTIIGAALAWIMVDAKDVIRADGSKVIVMKHPSWKSEIVGLWQTFFTDAYIILLFPMFLASNWFYTYHFTEINAAYFNVRTRALNGVVYYIMQIVGAYIFGYALDIKGVRRTTRAKMAWGALFGTIMIIWGFGYMFQKTYDRAWAENENNEKKDWSDPGYAGPFVLYMFYGFSDAAWQTSVYWFMGALTNNSRKLANFAGFYKGIQSAGGAITWRLDDIKISYMTMFATNWGLLAGSLIIALPVILWKVEDTVAVEKDLEFTDESLADVTPKAHIRNHSNDTAEKV encoded by the exons ATGGCCACGAGCGAAAAAGACGCGCTTCCGCACGCCGTCAGCTCACCCGAGCATTCGCTGACGGACAGCAACACGCTCGATCTCCCAAAGTCATGGATGTACCGGCGCATCACCGTCGCCGGCTTCAAGCTGCCATGGTTTGCCTCGCCACCCATTCAGCTCGTCATCGTCTCCTTCGTCTGCTTCATGTGCCCAGGCATGTTCAACGCTCTGAACGGCATGGGCGGCGGAGGCCAGCTTGACCCGACCGCCAACAACCGGGCCAACACGGCTTTGTACTCGACTTTTGCTGTTGTCGGTTTCTTCGCAGGAACCTTTACCAACAAGCTCGGAATCCGCACTGCTTTGTCTTTTGGCGGTGTTGGCTACTCCGTATATGTGGCTTCTTATCTCTGCTACAACCACACCCAGAACCTAGGATTTACTACTTTTGCCGGTGCATTGCTCGGTGTGTGCGCTGGTCTGCTCTGGTGTGCCCAGGGAGCCATTATGATGTCCTATCCTCCAGAGGCTTCAAAGGGTCGCTACATTTCGTGGTTTTGGATGATCTTCAATCTGGGTGCCGTTATTGGCAGCTTG ATTCCGCTAGGCCAGAACATTCACACTAAGACTGCCGGTACCGTCAACGACGGTACTTACGTAGGCTTCCTTGTTCTGACCATCATCGGCGCCGCCCTCGCCTGGATCATGGTTGACGCCAAAGATGTCATCCGTGCTGATGGGTCAAAGGTCATCGTGATGAAGCACCCCTCGTGGAAGTCGGAGATTGTTGGTCTCTGGCAGACCTTCTTCACCGACGCGTACATCATCTTGTTGTTTCCCATGTTTTTGGCCTCCAACTGGTTCTACACGTACCACTTCACCGAGATCAACGCTGCGTACTTTAATGTCCGCACGCGAGCCCTCAATGGCGTTGTCTACTACATCATGCAAATTGTTGGCGCTTACATCTTTGGTTATGCCCTTGACATCAAGGGCGTCCGCCGAACCACGCGTGCCAAGATGGCATGGGGTGCGCTCTTCGGGACCATTATGATCATCTGGGGGTTCGGCTACATGTTCCAGAAGACATACGACCGTGCCTGGGCCGAAAACGAGAACAACGAGAAGAAGGATTGGTCTGACCCCGGTTACGCTGGTCCTTTTGTTCTCTACATGTTCTACGGATTCTCCGATGCCGCTTGGCAAACCTCGGTCTACTG GTTCATGGGTGCTTTGACCAACAACAGCCGAAAGCTCGCAAACTTTGCTGGCTTCTACAAGGGAATCCAGTCTGCCGGTGGCGCTATTACCTGGCGTTTGGATGATATTAAAATCAGCTACATGACCATGTTCGCGACCAACTGGGGGCTTCTTGCGGGAAGCTTGATCATCGCCCTTCCCGTTATTCTCTGGAAAGTCGAGGATACTGTTGCCGTCGAGAAGGATCTTGAGTTCACAGACGAGTCGCTTGCGGATGTGACTCCAAAGGCTCACATACGTAATCATTCGAATGACACGGCGGAAAAGGTATAA
- a CDS encoding Hexokinase, with product MPRRLKTRRAALATDSHGSRDACLTTTGDSKNCTYKQLMIDFWQGLLAALERITMLPSMLHSVLPKLTPRKRTRDAVRTYDRTMDDLLREIQRLLEEPLEASKLLDMSAKLQAQFAPKLQASDICMLPSYNHKLPSGCEKGTYLALDVGGSTFRIALVELNGRQPGAKNMRIIVMKSYKIDETVRQRRGNDFFEWMAEKIQHALADPQLQSSTSTRSFPMGLAWSFPVQQTSSRSANLLDMGKGFRATEGLLGQDLSELIMAPCRKRNLPVHMDSIVNDSSATLLSRAYEDPSTRFAVILGTGFNISVHLPVSSLASTKYQGYPQQWLDEATHVLVNTECSMFGKDIFPTTRWDEQLNNAHLRPDFQPFEHMISGRYMGEIVRLIIVEAVRTAGLFSGEVPDQLAEPYTLDTGTIAAMEMDNSKYLANATALFQSKHALSKPPTYNDIQFVRQVSQLVSHRAAAFLATGIHALWALRTKSEGLTPASAGRMSIGCNGSVIEKYPFFRELCQSHLHELTAASGADSKTISLEIAVESAIYGAAVAVCCLEGQS from the exons ATGCCCAGACGCCTCAAAACTCGCCGCGCCGCTCTTGCCACGGACTCACACGGCTCCCGTGACGCCTGCCTAACAACAACCGGCGACTCCAAAAATTGCACATACAAACAGCTCATGATTGACTTTTGGCAAGGACTCCTTGCTGCTCTGGAAAGAATCACCATGTTGCCATCGATGCTGCACTCGGTGCTTCCCAAACTTACCCCACGGAAACGCACACGAGATGCAGTCCGCACATATGACCGGACCATGGACGACCTCTTGCGCGAAATCCAGCGACTGCTAGAAGAACCACTGGAAGCTTCAAAACTCCTGGACATGTCCGCAAAGTTGCAGGCACAATTCGCCCCAAAATTGCAAGCCAGCGACATTTGTATGCTGCCGTCTTACAACCACAAGCTGCCTTCTGGATGTGAGAAAGGTACCTACCTGGCTCTCGATGTCGGCGGTTCCACGTTCCGCATTGCGCTTGTGGAGTTGAACGGAAGACAGCCCGGTGCTAAGAACATGCGCATCATTGTCATGAAGAGCTACAAGATTGATGAAACTGTTCGGCAACGACGTGGAAACGATTTCTTCGAATGGATGGCCGAAAAGATACAGCACGCCCTCGCAGATCCGCAATTGCAGAGCTCAACCAGCACTCGGAGTTTTCCCATGGGCTTGGCGTGGTCATTTCCTGTACA ACAAACATCCAGCCGCAGTGCCAACTTGCTAGACATGGGCAAGGGGTTTCGCGCAACTGAGGGGTTGCTGGGCCAAGATCTAAGTGAGTTGATCATGGCGCCATGCAGAAAGAGG AACCTCCCCGTACACATGGATTCCATCGTCAACGACTCGTCTGCGACTTTATTATCACGTGCCTACGAAGACCCATCAACACGCTTCGCAGTCATCCTAGGAACAGGCTTCAACATCTCCGTGCATTTACCCGTATCATCACTCGCAAGTACAAAGTACCAAGGCTACCCCCAGCAATGGCTAGACGAAGCCACCCACGTGCTCGTCAACACCGAGTGCAGCATGTTTGGCAAAGACATCTTCCCCACGACTCGATGGGACGAACAGCTAAACAACGCGCATCTCCGCCCGGACTTCCAGCCCTTTGAGCACATGATCAGCGGCCGCTACATGGGAGAAATCGTGCGCTTAATCATCGTCGAAGCCGTCCGAACAGCCGGCTTGTTCAGCGGCGAGGTTCCCGACCAACTAGCCGAACCTTATACCCTGGACACCGGCACCATCGCCGCCATGGAAATGGATAATTCCAAATACCTAGCCAACGCCACGGCTCTTTTTCAATCCAAACATGCTCTCAGCAAACCGCCGACATACAACGACATTCAGTTTGTCCGCCAGGTCTCGCAGCTCGTCTCGCACCGTGCAGCCGCCTTTCTCGCTACAGGCATCCATGCGTTATGGGCTCTTCGAACGAAATCCGAAGGTCTGACCCCCGCGTCCGCTGGTCGGATGAGCATCGGATGCAACGGGTCAGTTATTGAGAAATATCCTTTTTTCCGCGAATTATGCCAGTCGCATCTTCACGAACTGACGGCTGCTTCCGGGGCGGATTCAAAGACGATTTCTCTGGAAATTGCGGTTGAATCGGCGATTTATGGGGCGGCGGTTGCTGTGTGCTGTCTAGAGGGGCAGTCATAG
- a CDS encoding GTPase SAR1 and related small G protein — protein MAGSRNYDFLIKLLLIGDSGVGKSCCLLRFSEDSFTPSFITTIGIDFKIRTIELDGKRVKLQIWDTAGQERFRTITTAYYRGAMGILLVYDVTDERSFTNIRTWFSNVEQHATEGVNKILIGNKCDWEEKRAVSTEQGQALADELGIPFLEVSAKSNINVDKAFYSLASDIKKRLIDTARTDQTAAPKVDVGGPDSGNAGMGGKCC, from the exons ATGGCAGGCTCCAGGAATTATGACTTTCTC ATCAAACTGCTCCTCATAGGCGACTCGGGCGTAGGCAAGTCGTGCTGCCTGCTGCGCTTCAGCGAAGACTCGTTTACGCCCTCGTTCATCACCACCATTGGCATCGACTTCAAGATCCGCACTATTGAGCTCGACGGCAAGCGCGTGAAGCTGCAGATATGGGATACCGCGGGTCAAGAGCGCTTCCGGACTATTACCACGGCGTATTACCGGGGCGCCATGGGTATCCTGCTCGTGTACGATGTCACGGATGAGAGGAGCTTCACCA ACATACGCACATGGTTCTCAAACGTCGAACAACACGCCACCGAAGGCGTCAACAAGATCCTCATCGGCAACAAGTGCGACTGGGAGGAGAAGCGCGCCGTCTCGACCGAACAGGGCCAGGCCCTCGCTGACGAACTCGGTATCCCCTTTCTCGAAGTCTCGGCTAAGAGCAACATCAACGTTGACAAGGCGTTCTACAGCTTGGCCAGCGATATCAAGAAGAGGCTTATTGATACCGCGAGGACGGACCAGACAGCTGCTCCTAAAGTCGACGTCGGTGGGCCTGACAGCGGGAACGCGGGTATGGGCGGGAAATGCTGTTAG
- a CDS encoding NagB, 6-phosphogluconolactonase-Glucosamine-6-phosphate isomerase-deaminase translates to MSDRTHCYLSDDPQAASKYIADYVIERIKTFNPTEERPFVLGLPTGSSPVLIYEHLVQRHKAGEISFRNVITFNMDEYVGIPRDHPESYHSFMYKHFFSHVDVKPDNINILNGNAPDLEAECQDYEDKIQRAGGVELFLGGIGPDGHIAFNEPGSSLKSRTRVKTLAYDTILANSRFFGNNLDQVPRMALTVGVQTVLDAREVVIIITGAHKALALQRCIEGGVNHMWTLSCLQMHPHPLIVVDEDATLELQVKTVKYFKSIEMVGNELGMRQKLPRKRDSLVDEGTLLAPESQNNGIRLTVPQFDVSRSASPVLEPMSARLSDEDVSALRSVELDEIADQPSVRMSARVVG, encoded by the exons ATGTCCGATAGAACCCATTGCTATCTATC AGACGATCCGCAAGCGGCATCCAAATATATTGCAGACTATGTTATTG AGCGCATCAAGACCTTCAACCCTACTGAGGAGAGACCCTTTGTTCTCGGCTTGCCAACGGGAAGCAGTCCCGTACTGATCTACGAACATCTCGTTCAACGCCACAAGGCTGGCGAAATTTCGTTTCGAAATGTGATTACCTTTAACATG GATGAGTATGTTGGCATCCCACGTGATCACCCGGAGAGCTACCACAGCTTCATGTACAAGCACTTCTTCTCCCATGTCGACGTGAAGCCagacaacatcaacatccTCAACGGAAACGCACCCGATCTGGAAGCTGAATGTCAGGATTATGAAGACAAGATCCAGCGTGCTGGTGGCGTCGAACTCTTTCTTGGCGGCATCGGACCTGATGGGCACATTGCCTTCAACGAGCCAGGCTCCAGTTTAAAGTCCCGCACGCGCGTAAAGACGCTTGCATATGATACGATCCTGGCCAATTCGAGGTTCTTCGGAAATAACCTGGACCAAGTGCCTCGCATGGCATTGACGGTTGGGGTCCAAACAGTACTCGAC GCACGCGAAGttgtcatcatcatcaccggCGCACACAAAGCATTGGCTCTCCAGCGCTGCATCGAGGGCGGTGTGAATCACATGTGGACGCTCTCTTGTCTGCAGATGCACCCGCACCCCCTGATCGTCGTCGACGAAGACGCCACCTTGGAACTGCAGGTCAAGACAGTCAAG TACTTCAAGAGCATCGAAATGGTAGGGAACGAGCTAGGGATGCGCCAGAAGCTTCCCAGAAAGCGTGACTCGCTCGTGGACGAGGGTACCTTGCTAGCCCCCGAGTCCCAGAATAACGGTATCAGGTTGACTGTGCCGCAATTCGATGTTTCTCGTTCAGCAAGCCCAGTCCTGGAGCCAATGAGCGCTCGCTTGTCGGACGAAGACGTCAGCGCATTGCGTTCCGTGGAATTGGATGAAATCGCAGATCAACCCTCGGTCCGAATGAGCGCTCGCGTCGTGGGCTGA
- a CDS encoding putative atp synthase regulation protein nca2 protein: protein MSFVVDQVRRIDSQLDRLQLSSTRTGSFSITAEEAHDPTKTTRIAHLQNLIKSLSTTTSTKHSLVPVARISETLQRANIASTWEDASYEHELEWLLVSKATTQVYGQILNTILEQTIPLEDDLWYWDDILSTYHFAGLYSIQTSPVRVWKWSQEIYHDVRSRGGQLAVGWSQFYGLVKDAVQERSIANIQRRVVSPLALVRNEGRRKRAALRKIRLVNANALGVLLGEGLGNESVHDDGTQSPTLLGTQRWKSVMSKNIALMDAVIQSVNAAELSVDKFDDSVAAITQDDDFYSLYEPSGEQTANSVNPADVAERLQYLLHTALPSYTANFNASVKENGRPSRLIRYWLPATALLVSSTTILRIFVNRKEEIAAWIREFGQTVIDFWANWVVEPTMRIIGTIRHNEDSEVSIMSKRSLESDRASLERMVVDFAIKNPDGPALNETQIADIKAKVREGDLTTVLRSYEKDIQSPVKGAIVGNLASALLIQVQKTKVDVEVAMSGIDSILKSQELLFGFIGLTPGVLVSIGAYQWLRGVFSSRKGVQQWARQGRMLLILRNIDRILTGATPTEDGEISYKDHGLLLCEVHLLRQAASGILPRRIFQDFLVEIDELVDVRSGLQRQQKVVERIRWAYSKWFT, encoded by the exons ATGTCGTTTGTGGTTGA CCAAGTGCGCCGCATAGACAGCCAGCTCGACCGGCTGCAGCTGTCGTCGACGAGAACCGGAAGCTTCTCCATCACGGCTGAGGAAGCCCATGACCCCACCAAGACTACCCGCATTGCCCATCTACAGAACCTCATCAAGTCGCTCTCCACGACCACCTCAACAAAACACAGTCTTGTACCTGTAGCGAGAATATCAGAGACGCTACAGCGCGCCAACATTGCCAGCACCTGGGAGGATGCGAGCTATGAGCACGAGTTGGAATGGCTGCTGGTCAGCAAGGCGACGACACAGGTCTATGGCCAGATTCTGAACACAATCTTGGAACAGACGATTCCTCTCGAGGACGACTTGTGGTATTGGGACGATATTCTCTCCACGTATCATTTTGCCGGATTGTATTCGATACAAACATCACCGGTCCGGGTGTGGAAGTGGTCGCAGGAGATATACCACGATGTGCGCTCAAGAGGCGGCCAACTAGCTGTTGGATGGAGCCAGTTCTACGGCCTAGTCAAGGATGCAGTGCAAGAGCGGAGTATCGCAAATATACAGCGGAGGGTAGTAAGTCCGCTCGCACTCGTACGGAACGAAGGCAGGAGAAAGCGAGCAGCCCTGCGCAAGATACGACTGGTCAATGCAAATGCGCTTGGCGTGCTGCTAGGTGAAGGTCTGGGCAACGAGAG TGTACACGATGACGGGACACAGTCACCCACGCTACTTGGCACACAAAGGTGGAAGAGCGTCATGTCCAAAAACATTGCCCTCATGGACGCCGTCATCCAAAGTGTGAATGCTGCGGAGCTTTCTGTCGATAAGTTTGACGATTCGGTTGCAGCCATTACACAGGACGATGACTTCTACTCACTATATGAACCTTCTGGCGAACAAACCGCAAACTCAGTGAACCCCGCAGACGTAGCAGAGCGTCTTCAATATCTACTCCACACTGCTTTGCCTAGCTATACGGCAAACTTCAACGCTTCCGTCAAGGAGAATGGACGTCCTTCTCGTCTCATCCGCTATTGGCTCCCTGCAACTGCACTCCTCGTCTCTTCAACCACCATTTTGCGCATCTTTGTCAACCGAAAGGAAGAGATTGCAGCATGGATCCGGGAATTCGGGCAGACTGTCATTGACTTTTGGGCCAACTGGGTGGTGGAACCTACGATGAGAATAATTGGAACCATCCGCCACAACGAGGATAGCGAAGTGTCGATTATGAGCAAACGCAGCTTGGAGTCTGACCGCGCAAGCCTTGAGCGCATGGTGGTGGATTTCGCCATCAAGAACCCCGACGGCCCAGCGTTGAATGAGACACAGATTGCCGATATCAAAGCAAAAGTCCGCGAGGGCGATCTGACTACTGTCTTGAGATCGTACGAAAAGGACATCCAGAGCCCGGTCAAGGGAGCCATTGTGGGCAACTTGGCCAGTGCACTTCTTATCCAGGTTCAGAAGACCAAAGTCGACGTTGAAGTCGCTATGAGCGGTATTGACAGCATCCTCAAGAGTCAGGAGCTTCTCTTTGGCTTTATCGGTCTCACACCCGGTGTGCTCGTAAGCATCGGCGCCTACCAATGGCTTCGAGGCGTCTTCAGCAGTCGCAAAGGCGTACAGCAGTGGGCAAGGCAAGGTCGCATGCTGCTCATTCTCCGCAACATTGATCGTATCCTGACTGGCGCAACACCTACGGAAGACGGTGAGATTTCGTACAAGGACCATGGACTACTACTCTGCGAGGTGCATCTTTTGCGCCAAGCAGCGAGCGGTATCCTACCGCGACGCATATTCCAAGACTTCCTGGTAGAGATTGATGAGCTCGTCGATGTACGGAGCGGGCTGCAGAGGCAGCAAAAGGTGGTGGAGCGCATCCGGTGGGCGTACTCGAAATGGTTCACTTGA
- a CDS encoding acid phosphatase (PhoG) yields MEHFDTSTMSYMPMPLPLQTVTGPDQQIAMPMVPMDQYDQRSTFDAETFIGSEDAYSTYHLQQLPPQLKRYPSAYEDPFSDVQSGYEQSIHPHEPNGVPESPSIESNNKLLSFSLPVMPYTILTYTMQRVSISMSAQLHGMFFLAESPWATAADVQAPSELTCYRRNLFQITGTITLPRNLQFLMTEQGDQIPILGQELTISATESLEGNPVKIISVPWKTPATSTAPVEDKTEKEPPTYPLDLSAGQDMDSEYVSFPISWKRLQFRIATANNGRRKELQQHFVVRLKVVATLASGVKVPICEIQSGAIIVRGRSPRNFQARKDMPISGGTAARKVHTPQQSSRTPTGDTNQNTPKQTQAQPAPPSKPADLLQMPFDFSATDIPPSPDFAWKVPAGAMTAIPADPPSSQMHHATPYAQSTPEVPRGVLPKRASIAPVSLSLTDDEPPKAPSPNEQHRKRATPVRPPSFSIGVVNSPDESADLLYEYFPLGLDDWMPPVDAVYRPHVVHHITPLPQDSKIDAGRTRSKRYFSDAW; encoded by the exons GCGTTCGACGTTTGATGCCGAGACGTTTATCGG AAGCGAGGATGCCTATTCCACATACCACCTCCAGCAACTACCACCACAACTCAAGCGCTATCCCAGTGCCTACGAGGACCCCTTCTCAGACGTCCAGAGCGGCTACGAGCAGTCCATTCACCCACACGAGCCCAATGGCGTGCCAGAGAGCCCCAGCATCGAGAGCAATAACAAGCTCCTCAGCTTCTCTCTCCCCGTCATGCCCTACACCATCCTCACATACACCATGCAACGAGTCTCCATCTCCATGTCCGCCCAGCTTCATGGCATGTTCTTCCTGGCTGAGTCGCCTTGGGCCACTGCAGCAGACGTCCAGGCGCCATCCGAGTTGACTTGCTACAGGCGCAACCTCTTCCAAATCACCGGCACCATCACTCTCCCTAGGAACTTGCAGTTTCTCATGACCGAACAGGGAGACCAAATACCAATCTTGGGCCAGGAACTCACCATATCTGCAACCGAGTCGCTTGAAGGCAACCCGGTCAAGATAATATCAGTCCCCTGGAAAACACCCGCCACCAGCACTGCGCCTGTAGAAGACAAGACGGAAAAGGAACCCCCGACGTACCCACTCGATCTCTCAGCAGGCCAAGACATGGATTCAGAATACGTCAGCTTTCCCATCAGCTGGAAGCGACTACAGTTCCGAATAGCAACTGCCAACAACGGACGGCGGAAAGAACTGCAACAGCACTTTGTGGTACGACTAAAAGTGGTAGCAACACTAGCTAGCGGCGTCAAAGTACCCATATGCGAgatccaatccggcgctaTCATTGTGCGCGGCAGAAGTCCGCGCAATTTCCAGGCGCGCAAGGACATGCCGATTAGCGGAGGAACAGCAGCACGAAAGGTGCACACACCACAGCAATCTAGTCGAACGCCAACGGGTGACACGAACCAAAACACACCCAAGCAGACGCAAGCCCAGCCCGCACCGCCCTCGAAACCGGCGGATTTGTTGCAGATGCCCTTTGACTTTAGCGCAACCGATATTCCACCATCACCTGACTTTGCCTGGAAAGTTCCCGCCGGCGCCATGACTGCCATACCCGCAGACCCGCCTTCGTCTCAAATGCACCACGCCACACCGTACGCGCAGTCAACACCCGAAGTCCCTAGGGGTGTCCTCCCCAAGCGCGCGTCAATAGCGCCCGTCTCCCTCTCCCTCACAGACGACGAACCACCCAAAGCACCTTCTCCCAACGAGCAGCACAGAAAACGCGCAACGCCAGTACGGCCACCTTCCTTCTCCATCGGCGTGGTCAATAGTCCGGATGAAAGCGCAGATTTACTGTACGAGTATTTCCCGCTTGGTCTCGATGACTGGATGCCGCCTGTTGATGCGGTTTATCGGCCGCATGTTGTTCATCATATTACGCCGCTGCCGCAGGATTCCAAGATTGATGCTGGGAGGACGAGGTCGAAGCGGTATTTTTCGGATGCTTGGTGA